The Plasmodium vinckei vinckei genome assembly, chromosome: PVVCY_06 genome contains a region encoding:
- a CDS encoding PIR protein CIR protein, whose translation MAQTSYNIKDVYKAIYTIDDYFWENTNNQLIVNPKYKDLIQKYCHYGNTSGKGNCHNDYLKMASSGVIHLLESLKKYNLEDDKLAQYAILWLSYKLNIYSKITAKNLNDFYNSYIEKNEYYNKKINDDDNSMTYKDIINKKQNLMNIKELSKFDLPFYILFDLYSKLHGNVLNCTDYSGYVNVFVSRFKELNNDPKNIENSSYSQILSTLSNDYKNLKNIYDMDKVKCVYFPSLPALTPKKISVEKSVQPTTLSHESTSSTLSILNTVIPGLSTFSVIPVFLGIAYKTIYKKKIKKNKEENET comes from the exons ATGGCACAGACaagttataatattaaggATGTg TATAAAGCCATTTATACGATCGATGACTATTTTTGGGAAAATACTAATAATCAATTAATAGTTAATCCAAAATACAAAGATTTAATCCAAAAATATTGTCATTACGGGAATACCTCAGGAAAAGGTAATTGTCATaatgattatttaaaaatggcTAGTTCTGGTGTTATTCATTTGCTAGAATCGTTAAAGAAGTATAATTTAGAAGATGATAAACTTGCCCAATACGCTATTTTATGGTTAAGTTACAaactaaatatatattcaaaaattaCAGCCAAAAATCTAaatgatttttataatagttatatagaaaaaaatgagtattataataagaaaataaatgatgatGATAATAGTATGACTTATAaggatattataaataaaaaacaaaatttgaTGAATATTAAAGAACTATCTAAATTTGATCtcccattttatatattatttgatttgTATTCTAAACTTCATGGTAATGTTTTGAATTGTACAGATTATTCTGGTTATGTTAATGTGTTTGTTAGTCGTTTTAAAGAACTCAATAATGATCCTAAGAATATAGAAAACAGTTCATATAGTCAAATATTGTCTACATTATCaaatgattataaaaatttaaaaaatatatatgatatggATAAAGTTAAATGTGTCTATTTTCCATCTCTTCCAGCATTAACTCCCAAAAAAATTTCTGTAGAAAAATCTGTACAACCTACTACACTAAGTCATGAATCTACATCATCAACTTTGTCGATATTAAACACAGTAATTCCAGGTTTATCGACATTTTCTGTAATACCAGTTTTCTTGGGAATTGCTTATAAg acaatatataaaaaaaaaattaaaaaaaataaagaagaaaatgaaactTAA